The following are encoded together in the Peromyscus leucopus breed LL Stock chromosome 1, UCI_PerLeu_2.1, whole genome shotgun sequence genome:
- the Ubfd1 gene encoding ubiquitin domain-containing protein UBFD1 isoform X3 codes for MLKRGRGRPGKRRRRVSIETSTCFRPGCVKLGAVAGANLSQLASSRRPLRARWVLYTIIMAAAGAPDGMDTEAEAVTPEAPARPLNCVEDEAAAGAAAEDSCDARGSLLPAPAQPPGDPVAQASVSNGEDAGGGASRELVELKIIWNKTKHDVKVPLDSTGSELKQKIHSITGLPPAMQKVMYKGLVPEDKTLREIKVTSGAKIMVVGSTINDVLAVNTPKDAAQQDAKAEENKKEPLCRQKQHRKVLDKGKPEDVMPSVKGAQERLPTVPLSGMYNKSGGKVRLTFKLEQDQLWIGTKERTEKLPMGSIKNVVSEPIEGHEDYHMMAFQLGPTEASYYWVYWVPTQYVDAIKDTVLGKWQYF; via the exons ATGCTAAAGCGTGGCAGGGGCCGGCCCGGGAAGCGGAGGAGGCGGGTCTCCATAGAAACCTCCACCTGTTTCCGGCCAGGCTGTGTGAAATTAGGGGCTGTTGCGGGGGCCAATCTCAGCCAGCTCGCTTCTTCCCGGCGGCCCCTGCGGGCGCGGTGGGTGTTGTACACAATCATCATGGCGGCGGCCGGAGCCCCGGATG GCATGGACACGGAGGCCGAGGCTGTGACCCCCGAGGCGCCCGCACGGCCCCTCAACTGCGTAGAGGACGAAGcagcggcgggggcggcggccgAGGACTCCTGCGACGCGCGAGGCAGCCTGCTGCCGGCCCCGGCCCAGCCCCCTGGGGACCCTGTGGCTCAGGCCTCGGTCAGCAATGGCGAGGACGCGGGCGGCGGTGCGAGCAGGGAGCTGGTGGAGCTGAAGATAATTTGGAACAAGACTAAGCACGACGTGAAGGTCCCTTTGGACAGCACGGGTTCCGAGCTAAAGCAGAAGATTCACTCCATTACAG GTCTCCCACCTGCCATGCAGAAGGTCATGTACAAGGGACTTGTTCCTGAAGATAAAACGTTGAGAGAAATAAAAGTGACCAGTGGAGCCAAGATCATGGTGGTTGGCTCTACTATAAATGATGTTTTAGCAGTAAACACCCCCAAAGATGCCGCCCAGCAGGATGCAAAGGCTGAAGAAAACAAGAAGGAGCCCCTCTGTAGGCAGAAG CAACACAGGAAAGTGCTGGACAAAGGAAAACCTGAAGATGTGATGCCATCTGTTAAGGGTGCCCAG GAGCGCCTGCCAACGGTACCCTTGTCTGGCATGTATAATAAATCTGGAGGGAAAGTGAGACTCACCTTTAAGCTAGAGCAAGACCAGCTGTGGATCGGCACTAAAG AGCGGACTGAGAAACTGCCCATGGGCTCCATTAAAAACGTGGTCAGTGAACCTATTGAAGGACATGAAGACTACCACATGATG
- the Ubfd1 gene encoding ubiquitin domain-containing protein UBFD1 isoform X1: protein MLKRGRGRPGKRRRRVSIETSTCFRPGCVKLGAVAGANLSQLASSRRPLRARWVLYTIIMAAAGAPDGMDTEAEAVTPEAPARPLNCVEDEAAAGAAAEDSCDARGSLLPAPAQPPGDPVAQASVSNGEDAGGGASRELVELKIIWNKTKHDVKVPLDSTGSELKQKIHSITGLPPAMQKVMYKGLVPEDKTLREIKVTSGAKIMVVGSTINDVLAVNTPKDAAQQDAKAEENKKEPLCRQKQHRKVLDKGKPEDVMPSVKGAQERLPTVPLSGMYNKSGGKVRLTFKLEQDQLWIGTKERTEKLPMGSIKNVVSEPIEGHEDYHMMARKMNWNGLWTFILSFVLLIKENITLAMRL from the exons ATGCTAAAGCGTGGCAGGGGCCGGCCCGGGAAGCGGAGGAGGCGGGTCTCCATAGAAACCTCCACCTGTTTCCGGCCAGGCTGTGTGAAATTAGGGGCTGTTGCGGGGGCCAATCTCAGCCAGCTCGCTTCTTCCCGGCGGCCCCTGCGGGCGCGGTGGGTGTTGTACACAATCATCATGGCGGCGGCCGGAGCCCCGGATG GCATGGACACGGAGGCCGAGGCTGTGACCCCCGAGGCGCCCGCACGGCCCCTCAACTGCGTAGAGGACGAAGcagcggcgggggcggcggccgAGGACTCCTGCGACGCGCGAGGCAGCCTGCTGCCGGCCCCGGCCCAGCCCCCTGGGGACCCTGTGGCTCAGGCCTCGGTCAGCAATGGCGAGGACGCGGGCGGCGGTGCGAGCAGGGAGCTGGTGGAGCTGAAGATAATTTGGAACAAGACTAAGCACGACGTGAAGGTCCCTTTGGACAGCACGGGTTCCGAGCTAAAGCAGAAGATTCACTCCATTACAG GTCTCCCACCTGCCATGCAGAAGGTCATGTACAAGGGACTTGTTCCTGAAGATAAAACGTTGAGAGAAATAAAAGTGACCAGTGGAGCCAAGATCATGGTGGTTGGCTCTACTATAAATGATGTTTTAGCAGTAAACACCCCCAAAGATGCCGCCCAGCAGGATGCAAAGGCTGAAGAAAACAAGAAGGAGCCCCTCTGTAGGCAGAAG CAACACAGGAAAGTGCTGGACAAAGGAAAACCTGAAGATGTGATGCCATCTGTTAAGGGTGCCCAG GAGCGCCTGCCAACGGTACCCTTGTCTGGCATGTATAATAAATCTGGAGGGAAAGTGAGACTCACCTTTAAGCTAGAGCAAGACCAGCTGTGGATCGGCACTAAAG AGCGGACTGAGAAACTGCCCATGGGCTCCATTAAAAACGTGGTCAGTGAACCTATTGAAGGACATGAAGACTACCACATGATG
- the Ubfd1 gene encoding ubiquitin domain-containing protein UBFD1 isoform X2 → MLKRGRGRPGKRRRRVSIETSTCFRPGCVKLGAVAGANLSQLASSRRPLRARWVLYTIIMAAAGAPDGMDTEAEAVTPEAPARPLNCVEDEAAAGAAAEDSCDARGSLLPAPAQPPGDPVAQASVSNGEDAGGGASRELVELKIIWNKTKHDVKVPLDSTGSELKQKIHSITGLPPAMQKVMYKGLVPEDKTLREIKVTSGAKIMVVGSTINDVLAVNTPKDAAQQDAKAEENKKEPLCRQKQHRKVLDKGKPEDVMPSVKGAQERLPTVPLSGMYNKSGGKVRLTFKLEQDQLWIGTKDSWRDPNMPNSPVSGHHCRCSVFESGLRNCPWAPLKTWSVNLLKDMKTTT, encoded by the exons ATGCTAAAGCGTGGCAGGGGCCGGCCCGGGAAGCGGAGGAGGCGGGTCTCCATAGAAACCTCCACCTGTTTCCGGCCAGGCTGTGTGAAATTAGGGGCTGTTGCGGGGGCCAATCTCAGCCAGCTCGCTTCTTCCCGGCGGCCCCTGCGGGCGCGGTGGGTGTTGTACACAATCATCATGGCGGCGGCCGGAGCCCCGGATG GCATGGACACGGAGGCCGAGGCTGTGACCCCCGAGGCGCCCGCACGGCCCCTCAACTGCGTAGAGGACGAAGcagcggcgggggcggcggccgAGGACTCCTGCGACGCGCGAGGCAGCCTGCTGCCGGCCCCGGCCCAGCCCCCTGGGGACCCTGTGGCTCAGGCCTCGGTCAGCAATGGCGAGGACGCGGGCGGCGGTGCGAGCAGGGAGCTGGTGGAGCTGAAGATAATTTGGAACAAGACTAAGCACGACGTGAAGGTCCCTTTGGACAGCACGGGTTCCGAGCTAAAGCAGAAGATTCACTCCATTACAG GTCTCCCACCTGCCATGCAGAAGGTCATGTACAAGGGACTTGTTCCTGAAGATAAAACGTTGAGAGAAATAAAAGTGACCAGTGGAGCCAAGATCATGGTGGTTGGCTCTACTATAAATGATGTTTTAGCAGTAAACACCCCCAAAGATGCCGCCCAGCAGGATGCAAAGGCTGAAGAAAACAAGAAGGAGCCCCTCTGTAGGCAGAAG CAACACAGGAAAGTGCTGGACAAAGGAAAACCTGAAGATGTGATGCCATCTGTTAAGGGTGCCCAG GAGCGCCTGCCAACGGTACCCTTGTCTGGCATGTATAATAAATCTGGAGGGAAAGTGAGACTCACCTTTAAGCTAGAGCAAGACCAGCTGTGGATCGGCACTAAAG ATTCCTGGAGGGACCCGAACATGCCTAATTCACCTGTTTCTGGCCATCACTGTAGGTGTTCGGTGTTCGAG AGCGGACTGAGAAACTGCCCATGGGCTCCATTAAAAACGTGGTCAGTGAACCTATTGAAGGACATGAAGACTACCACATGA